The Streptococcus sp. VT 162 genome has a window encoding:
- a CDS encoding 5'-nucleotidase codes for MPSISAVFFDLDGTLVDSSIGIHNAFTHTFKELGVPSPDAKTIRGFMGPPLESSFATCLPKEQISEAVQIYRSYYKEKGIHEAQLFPRITELLQELSQSYPLYITTTKNTPTAHDMTKNLGIHHFFDGIYGSSPETPHKADVIRYALQTHQLIADQVLIIGDTKFDMIGAQETGIKKFAVTWGFGEEADLLSYQPDWIAHTIDDIISQL; via the coding sequence ATGCCCTCTATCTCAGCAGTCTTTTTTGATCTAGACGGAACTCTGGTTGACAGTTCCATCGGGATTCACAATGCCTTTACCCATACCTTTAAAGAGCTAGGAGTTCCAAGCCCTGATGCCAAAACCATTCGTGGTTTCATGGGACCACCCCTTGAAAGTAGTTTTGCAACATGTCTTCCCAAGGAGCAAATCTCGGAGGCGGTGCAGATATACCGCTCTTACTACAAGGAAAAAGGGATTCACGAAGCCCAACTCTTCCCCCGAATAACGGAATTACTCCAAGAACTTTCACAAAGCTACCCTCTCTACATCACTACAACAAAGAATACTCCTACTGCTCATGATATGACTAAAAATCTAGGAATCCATCATTTCTTTGATGGCATTTATGGTTCCAGTCCTGAAACACCTCATAAGGCGGATGTTATCCGTTATGCTTTGCAAACGCATCAACTCATTGCAGACCAAGTCCTCATCATCGGGGACACCAAGTTTGATATGATCGGAGCCCAAGAAACTGGCATTAAAAAGTTTGCTGTTACTTGGGGATTTGGAGAAGAAGCTGATTTACTCAGCTATCAACCTGACTGGATTGCCCATACCATTGACGATATCATTAGCCAGCTCTAA